The following proteins are co-located in the Flammeovirga kamogawensis genome:
- the cobC gene encoding alpha-ribazole phosphatase, whose product MEIYIVRHTQVAVEKGICYGQSDVALAHTFEDDITQVITKLPTDVDIIFSSPLSRCMLLAEKLSTQYSTDNRLLECNFGDWELIAWNDIPRNQLDKWGNDFVNQKPPNGEALKDIHKRVINFIEDLIKHDVDKVIIITHATVLRIFHQHFNKYPLEKIFNLKVDYGEVVKVINTK is encoded by the coding sequence ATGGAAATTTATATAGTACGTCATACACAAGTTGCTGTCGAAAAAGGAATCTGTTATGGGCAAAGTGACGTTGCATTAGCTCATACTTTTGAAGATGATATTACTCAAGTAATTACCAAGTTACCAACAGATGTTGATATCATCTTCTCATCTCCATTAAGTAGATGTATGTTACTAGCTGAAAAGTTATCAACACAGTATTCAACAGATAATCGTCTTCTTGAATGTAATTTTGGTGATTGGGAATTAATAGCTTGGAATGATATACCTAGAAATCAATTAGATAAGTGGGGAAATGATTTTGTGAATCAAAAACCACCAAATGGAGAAGCATTAAAAGATATACACAAAAGAGTTATTAATTTTATTGAAGATCTTATAAAACATGATGTTGATAAAGTAATAATCATCACTCACGCTACTGTTTTACGCATTTTTCATCAACATTTTAACAAATATCCATTAGAGAAAATATTCAATTTAAAAGTTGATTATGGAGAAGTTGTAAAGGTTATCAACACAAAATAA
- a CDS encoding adenosylcobinamide-GDP ribazoletransferase, whose product MKKELYLFFTALQFFTRIPIPSWVPFDQEYLQKSRKYFPVIGLIVGFISICAYQGLRQFLNPEISIIFSMILSIWITGAFHEDGLADTFDAFGGGYTKEKILTIMKDSRIGTYGTVSLIIILGLKFKLLVSLQTIDTNYLLISIITAHTLSRFMASLLVDFLPYVQDIDKSKSKPIAITKFSSLPILFGGTIAILPFFLYQQIVLVVIIPIVLIFTGYLGHYFKKKIGGYTGDCLGATQQLTEVFIYLLLSIVWKFI is encoded by the coding sequence ATGAAAAAAGAACTCTACTTATTCTTTACTGCACTACAATTTTTCACTAGAATACCTATACCAAGTTGGGTACCTTTTGATCAAGAATACTTACAAAAATCAAGAAAATATTTCCCTGTAATTGGTTTAATTGTTGGATTTATTTCTATATGTGCATATCAAGGTTTAAGGCAATTTTTAAATCCAGAAATTTCAATAATTTTTTCAATGATTTTGAGTATTTGGATAACAGGTGCTTTTCATGAAGATGGTTTAGCCGATACCTTTGATGCTTTTGGCGGGGGATATACAAAAGAAAAAATTCTTACAATTATGAAGGATAGCCGTATTGGTACATATGGCACTGTATCTCTAATAATTATTTTAGGGTTAAAATTCAAACTATTAGTTAGTCTTCAAACAATTGATACTAATTATCTACTGATCAGTATTATTACTGCACATACATTAAGTAGGTTTATGGCTTCTCTTTTAGTAGATTTTTTACCCTATGTTCAAGATATAGATAAGAGTAAATCAAAGCCAATTGCAATTACAAAATTTAGCAGCTTACCAATTCTATTTGGAGGAACAATAGCAATCCTTCCTTTTTTTCTTTATCAACAAATAGTATTAGTAGTCATCATTCCTATAGTATTAATTTTTACAGGCTATTTAGGTCATTATTTTAAAAAGAAAATAGGAGGGTACACTGGTGATTGTCTTGGAGCAACTCAACAATTAACTGAGGTTTTTATTTATCTTCTTTTAAGTATTGTATGGAAATTTATATAG
- the cobT gene encoding nicotinate-nucleotide--dimethylbenzimidazole phosphoribosyltransferase: MSLTSDIQQKIDLKTKPIGALGELEDLAKQICLVQNTTSPTLNKPTIIVFAADHGLAKEGVSAYPQEVTFQMVHNFLNGGAAINVFANQHKIQLKIVDAGVNHDFGNIPDLINAKIGNGTQNMLHGPALSSNEIAMCFDKAKEIINSDDVKDADIIGFGEMGIGNTSSATLIMSALYNLRLDECIGKGTGVDLEGFKKKFNVLEQVKQKHGDISSAIGILSAFGGYEICMIAAAMLEAASLKKMIMVDGFIVSSAYAIAKTLNPDIQKNAIFSHVSDEKGHTLLLQKLEANPLLHLGMRLGEGTGTAMAFPIVQSAVNFMNEMASFSSANVSNK, translated from the coding sequence ATGAGCTTGACTTCAGATATTCAACAGAAAATAGATTTAAAAACAAAACCAATTGGAGCACTAGGAGAATTAGAAGATTTAGCAAAACAAATCTGTTTAGTTCAAAATACAACATCTCCAACTTTAAATAAGCCTACAATAATTGTTTTTGCTGCAGATCATGGTCTTGCAAAAGAAGGAGTTAGTGCCTACCCTCAAGAAGTAACTTTTCAAATGGTACATAATTTCTTGAATGGAGGAGCTGCAATAAATGTTTTTGCTAATCAGCATAAAATTCAATTAAAAATTGTAGATGCAGGAGTCAATCATGATTTTGGTAATATTCCTGATTTAATAAATGCGAAAATTGGCAATGGTACCCAAAACATGCTCCATGGTCCTGCATTATCTTCTAATGAAATTGCTATGTGTTTTGATAAAGCGAAAGAGATTATCAATAGTGATGATGTAAAAGATGCAGATATAATTGGTTTTGGAGAAATGGGTATTGGTAATACATCATCGGCTACCTTAATAATGAGTGCTCTCTATAATTTAAGATTGGATGAATGTATCGGTAAAGGTACTGGGGTCGATCTTGAAGGTTTTAAAAAGAAATTCAACGTATTAGAACAAGTAAAACAAAAGCATGGAGATATTTCATCTGCAATTGGAATATTAAGTGCATTTGGTGGATATGAGATCTGTATGATTGCTGCTGCCATGTTAGAAGCTGCTTCTCTTAAGAAAATGATTATGGTTGATGGCTTTATTGTTTCTTCTGCATATGCAATAGCTAAGACACTAAACCCAGATATTCAGAAAAATGCCATATTTAGTCATGTTTCTGATGAAAAAGGACACACACTTTTATTACAAAAATTAGAAGCCAACCCATTGTTACATTTGGGAATGCGATTAGGCGAAGGAACTGGTACTGCTATGGCTTTTCCTATTGTTCAAAGTGCTGTTAATTTCATGAATGAAATGGCTAGCTTTTCTTCTGCTAATGTGAGTAATAAGTAA
- a CDS encoding flavin reductase family protein, with translation MKSIKPSEVTTAEMHSYLLNSIAPRPIAFVSTVDRDNAVNLSPYSCFNFFGANPPILIFSPTKSVRENTEKHTLANIRETKECTVNIVSYAIVEQMSLSSTAYDKGVNEFVKSGLSELKSDIVKPPRVKESPVQFECILKEIIPLGNEGGAGNLVICEVVKMHMDENTLDAKGMIDSTKLNLMGRMGGNMYVKASGDALLSIQKPTRNKGIGIDKLPLHIIESDILTGNHLAKLANIEKLPTDIDFENIEVPVTSSRDENHLLAARLLDKGLILEAWKLLLV, from the coding sequence ATGAAATCAATTAAACCATCTGAGGTAACGACTGCAGAGATGCATTCTTATCTTCTAAATTCTATTGCTCCAAGGCCAATTGCGTTTGTAAGTACTGTTGATAGGGATAACGCAGTTAACCTTAGTCCTTATAGTTGTTTTAATTTTTTTGGAGCTAATCCCCCAATTTTAATTTTTTCGCCGACCAAAAGTGTTAGAGAGAATACAGAAAAACACACTTTAGCAAATATAAGAGAGACAAAAGAATGTACTGTTAATATTGTTTCTTATGCTATTGTTGAGCAGATGTCTTTATCAAGTACAGCTTATGATAAAGGAGTTAATGAATTCGTTAAATCGGGGTTGTCAGAATTAAAATCTGATATCGTAAAACCTCCTCGAGTAAAAGAGTCTCCTGTACAATTTGAATGTATTTTAAAAGAAATTATTCCTTTGGGTAATGAAGGTGGTGCAGGTAACCTTGTAATTTGTGAGGTTGTAAAAATGCATATGGATGAAAATACCTTAGATGCAAAAGGAATGATTGATTCTACAAAATTAAATTTGATGGGAAGAATGGGTGGTAATATGTATGTTAAAGCATCTGGAGATGCTTTACTTTCTATTCAGAAACCTACAAGAAATAAAGGAATAGGTATTGATAAACTTCCATTGCATATTATTGAGAGTGATATTTTAACTGGAAATCATTTAGCAAAATTAGCCAACATAGAAAAACTGCCAACCGATATTGACTTTGAAAATATTGAAGTACCAGTTACCTCTTCAAGAGATGAGAATCATTTATTAGCAGCAAGGTTGTTGGATAAAGGGTTAATTCTTGAAGCATGGAAACTTCTATTAGTATAA
- a CDS encoding phosphosulfolactate synthase has translation MNYVLNNLPERSAKPRNKGLTMAMDKGMSLREVEDILETSGDYIDIVKLGWATSYVFPQLQEKINLYKEAGINVYLGGTLFEAFVIRNQFEDYLRVLDKFGLEYAEVSDGSMDMAHDVKCEYINRLSKQVTVLSEVGSKDEAKIIPPYKWIELMRNELDAGAWKVIGEAREGGNVGLFRSSGEVRSGLVEEILTQIPYENIIWEAPQKAQQVWFIKLIGTNVNLGNIAPREVIPLETIRLGLRGDTFHDFLNEGWK, from the coding sequence ATGAATTACGTTTTAAATAATCTACCTGAAAGAAGTGCAAAGCCTAGAAATAAAGGGCTAACTATGGCTATGGATAAAGGAATGTCTTTACGTGAAGTAGAAGATATTCTTGAAACTTCAGGTGATTACATTGATATAGTAAAATTGGGTTGGGCTACATCTTATGTGTTTCCTCAACTTCAAGAAAAAATTAATCTTTACAAAGAAGCAGGTATCAACGTTTATCTTGGTGGTACTCTATTCGAAGCTTTCGTAATTCGTAATCAATTCGAAGACTACTTAAGAGTTTTAGATAAGTTCGGTTTAGAATATGCTGAAGTATCTGATGGCTCTATGGATATGGCTCATGATGTAAAGTGTGAATACATCAATAGACTATCAAAACAAGTTACCGTACTTTCTGAAGTTGGATCTAAAGATGAAGCTAAAATTATTCCTCCATATAAATGGATTGAATTAATGCGCAACGAATTAGATGCTGGTGCTTGGAAAGTTATTGGAGAAGCTCGTGAAGGCGGTAATGTTGGTTTATTCCGTTCTTCTGGAGAGGTAAGATCTGGTTTAGTTGAAGAAATTTTAACTCAGATTCCTTACGAAAATATTATTTGGGAAGCTCCTCAAAAAGCACAACAAGTTTGGTTTATCAAATTAATTGGTACTAACGTAAACTTAGGTAATATTGCTCCAAGAGAGGTTATTCCTTTAGAAACTATCCGTTTAGGATTAAGAGGTGATACTTTCCATGACTTCTTAAATGAAGGTTGGAAGTAA
- a CDS encoding tetratricopeptide repeat protein: MSNSQSDIKKAIEKYELMEKEGRIEFFDLSTFEDIIEHYFINFKIPQALNVCENAHQVYPFSTSILVLKARILAYSGQFKEAFTAINNAEKIAPTDFQVLFHKGNLHSILGETDLAIASFEQALPVAENPADVFYNIGITLQSINDFEKATLAYKKAIESDITHEDAIYELIDCGNQTNKLLDINNFLQEFIDNDPYSADAWYNMGIFYSQTKNYSKALAALEYATLVNDKFDLAYMQMGHCFMNLKQYPESFRMYLEALQYTESPTAELYCHLGASAELMDDYNVGIRYFKKAIEVDEHYDEAWFGVGENHRKLGNFLQATHYLNKAVKLNKFYDEYWYSLARAECQLGNIASGLEAFKEGSEINPKNVNLWLDWSEVYNSENDLTEASNIILEGLNHLPENHSLHYRLSAYLLLRGKLKDAYKHIEKGLKLNYDAHQELVDFIPNSTVKKILETAIQKFK, from the coding sequence ATGTCAAATAGTCAAAGCGATATAAAAAAAGCGATTGAGAAATACGAGTTGATGGAAAAAGAGGGGAGAATCGAATTTTTTGATTTAAGTACCTTTGAAGACATCATAGAACATTATTTTATCAATTTTAAAATTCCACAAGCATTAAATGTATGTGAGAATGCACATCAAGTATATCCTTTTTCTACCTCTATTCTAGTTTTAAAAGCACGTATCTTAGCCTATTCAGGTCAGTTTAAAGAAGCTTTTACTGCAATAAATAATGCAGAGAAAATTGCACCTACAGACTTCCAAGTTTTATTCCATAAAGGAAATTTACATTCAATTTTAGGAGAGACAGATTTGGCTATTGCTAGTTTTGAACAAGCATTACCTGTTGCAGAAAACCCTGCTGATGTTTTTTATAACATTGGTATTACACTTCAATCAATAAATGATTTTGAGAAAGCTACTCTAGCATATAAAAAAGCAATTGAAAGTGACATTACCCATGAAGATGCTATATATGAGCTTATTGACTGTGGAAACCAAACGAATAAGCTATTAGATATTAATAATTTCTTACAAGAATTTATTGACAATGATCCTTATTCTGCTGATGCATGGTACAATATGGGGATCTTCTACAGTCAAACAAAAAATTATTCTAAAGCACTAGCGGCATTAGAATATGCTACGCTTGTAAATGATAAATTCGACCTGGCATATATGCAAATGGGACATTGTTTTATGAATTTAAAACAGTATCCTGAATCATTTAGAATGTATCTTGAAGCACTTCAATACACAGAGTCTCCTACAGCTGAATTATATTGTCATTTAGGAGCTTCTGCCGAGTTAATGGATGATTATAATGTTGGGATTCGTTACTTTAAAAAAGCAATTGAGGTAGATGAGCATTACGATGAAGCTTGGTTTGGTGTTGGAGAAAATCATAGAAAACTAGGTAACTTTCTTCAGGCAACGCATTACTTAAATAAAGCCGTAAAACTAAATAAGTTTTATGATGAATATTGGTATTCTTTAGCAAGAGCAGAATGTCAATTAGGAAATATAGCATCCGGTTTAGAAGCATTTAAAGAAGGAAGCGAAATCAACCCTAAGAATGTAAACTTATGGTTAGACTGGTCGGAAGTTTATAATTCAGAAAATGATCTAACCGAAGCATCAAATATAATATTAGAAGGTTTAAACCATCTACCAGAAAACCACTCTTTACATTATAGATTATCTGCCTACCTTTTATTAAGAGGAAAATTAAAAGATGCCTACAAACATATTGAAAAAGGATTAAAACTAAATTATGATGCACATCAAGAATTAGTTGATTTTATTCCAAATTCTACCGTGAAAAAAATCCTAGAGACAGCAATTCAGAAGTTTAAATGA